From Micromonospora carbonacea:
CAGCCGCCGCAGCGGGCGCGCGCCGTAGATCGGGTCGTACCCGTGCTCGGCGAGCCAGCCCCGCGCGGCCTCACTGACGTCCAGCGTCAGCCGGCGGTCGGCGAGCCGCTTCCGCATCCGGTCGAGCTGGATGTCGACGATGGCCCGCAGGTCGTCGCCCAGCAGCGCGGCGAAGACCACGATGTCGTCGAGCCGGTTGAGGAACTCCGGCTTGAAGTGCGACCGGACCACCGCGAGGACGCCCTCCCGGCGCTGCTCCTCGGCCAGCGTCAGGTCGCTGATCACCGACGACCCGAGGTTGGAGGTGAGGATCAGGATCGCGTTGCGGAAGTCCACCGTGCGGCCCTGGCCGTCGGTGAGCCGGCCGTCGTCGAGCACCTGGAGCAGCACGTCGAAGACGTCGGGGTGGGCCTTCTCGACCTCGTCGAGCAGGATCACCGAGTACGGCCGGCGGCGCACCGCCTCGGTGAGCTGGCCGCCCTCCTCGTAGCCGACGTACCCGGGCGGGGCGCCGACGAGCCGGGCGACGGAGTGCTTCTCGCCGTACTCGCTCATGTCGATGCGGACCATGGCCCGCTCGTCGTCGAAGAGGAACTCGGCGAGCGCCTTGGCCAGCTCGGTCTTGCCGACGCCGGTCGGGCCGAGGAAGAGGAAGCTGCCGGTGGGGCGGTCCGGGTCGGCGACGCCGGCCCGGGCGCGGCGCACCGCGTCGGAGACGGCCGAGACGGCCTCGGCCTGGCCGACCACGCGCGCGCCCAGCGACTCCTCCATCCGCAGCAGCTTGGCGGTCTCGCCTTCGAGGAGCCGGCCGGCGGGGATGCCCGTCCAGGAGGCGACGACGGCGGCGATGTCGTCCGCGCCGACCTCCTCCTTGAGCATCGCGCCGTCGGCCTGGAGCCGGGCCAGCTCCTCCTCGGCCTTCGCGAGGTCGGCCTTGAGGGCGGGGATCCGGCCGTAGCGCAGCTCGGCGGCCCGCTCCAGCTCGCCGTCGCGCTCGGCCCGCTCGGCCTCGCCGCCGAGCCGCTCCAGCTCCTCCTTGGCGGTGGAGAGCTTGGTGATGTGGCTCTTCTCCGTCTGCCAGCGCTCGGAGAGGGCGGTGAGCTGCTCGCGCTTGTCGGCCAGCTCCTTGCGCAGCCGGTCGAGGCGCTCGGCGGAGGCGGCGTCGGGCTCCTTGGCCAGCGCCATCTCCTCGATCTCCAACCGGCGCACGGCCCGCTCGATCTCGTCGACCTCGACCGGCCGGGAGTCGATCTCCATGCGCAGCCGGGACGCGGACTCGTCGACCAGGTCGATCGCCTTGTCCGGCAGGAACCGGTCGGTGATGTAGCGGTCGGACAGGGCGGCGGCGGCGACCAGGGCGGCGTCGGTGATGCGTACGCCGTGGTGCACCTCGTAGCGCTCCTTGAGCCCGCGCAGGATGCCGATGGTGTCCTCGATGGTCGGCTCGCCGACCAGCACCGGCTGGAAGCGGCGCTCCAGGGCCGGGTCCTTCTCGATGTGCTCCCGGTATTCGTCGAGAGTGGTCGCGCCGACCATCCGCAGCTCGCCGCGCGCGAGCATCGGCTTGAGCATGTTGCCGGCGTCCATCGAGCCCTCGCCCTTGCCCGCGCCGACGACGGTGTGCAGCTCGTCGAGGAAGGTGATGACCTGGCCGTCGGAGTTCTTGATCTCCTCCAGCACGGACTTGAGGCGCTCCTCGAACTGGCCCCGGTATTGTGCGCCGGCCACCATCGCGCCGAGGTCGAGCGAGACCAGCTTCTTGTCGCGCAGCGACTCGGGCACGTCGCCGGCCACGATCCGCTGGGCGAGGCCCTCGACGATCGCGGTCTTGCCGACGCCGGGCTCGCCGATCAGCACCGGGTTGTTCTTGGTACGCCGGGACAGCACCTGGATGACGCGGCGGATCTCGGAGTCCCGGCCGATCACCGGGTCGATCTTCCCGTCGCGGGCGCTGGCGGTCAGGTCGACGCCGTACTTGGCCAGGGCCTGATAGGTCTGCTCCGGGTCGGCGGTGGTGACCCGCCGGTCCCCGCCCCGGACGGTCGGGAACGCGGCGACCAGGCTCTCCTCGGTGGCACCGGCGTTGCGCAGCGCGGTGGCGACCGCGCCGCCGACCCGGGCCAGACCGGCGAGCAGGTGCTCGGTCGAGGTGTACTCGTCGCCGAGCGGCCGGGCGATCTGCTCGGCGGCGCCGATGGCGTTGACGAACTCGCGGGCCAGCGTGGGCTCGGCGATGCTGGAGCCCCGGGCGGCCGGCAGGGCGTCGACGGCGCGCTGGGCGGCCCGGCGCAGCTCGGCGGGGTCGGCCCCGGCGGCGCGCAGCAGGCCGGCGGCGGTCGACCCCTCGGTGTCCAGCAGCGACAGCAGCAGGTGCCAGGGCTCCACGGTGGCGTGACCGCGCTGGTTCGCCAGCGCGACGGCACCGGTGATGGTCTCGCGGCTCTTGGTGGTGAGACGTTCCGTGTTCATGGGCTCCCCCGGATCGGCGTGTCCACTAGGAAGGACACAACCAGAGTTGAGCCTATTCCGCTCAACCTTGCCAGTGTGACCTGAGTCACTTCCATCCTGGTGCGGTCGGGGCGGCGGGGCGGCACCTGGTCGGGTGCGACCGCACTCGTTCCCGCATCGAGGGCGGCCTGGCAGCGGGCCTGACAGCACGAACGACTCAGCTCCCTAGGCGCGGAAACGACTCCCATCCTGGCCTCGGGCGAGGTGGCGGTGCGGCACGGACCGCCCGGCCCGCAGGCGCGCGGCACGCCCGCTCAGGCCGGGTCCAGCACCACGCGCACCCAGCGACGATTGCCGACCGGCCCGGCGGCCAGCAGCACCTCGTCGGGGGCGCGGCCCACCAGCGTGCCGTCGGCCAGCAGGGTCAGGTAGTGCTTGGGGGCGACCGGCCAGTCGAGCCGGTCGTACCGGCCGTCGGCCACCACGCCCGCGCCGTCCGGACCGTTGACGGCGAAGCGGCCAGTGGTCAGCGGGACCACGGAATCCGCCCGCGCGGGATGCCCTGTGGCGAACACCGGCACCCACCGGCCCAGGTACCGCCAGAGCGCCGGGAAACCCGTCCGGTCCGGCGGCCAGCCGACCAGGCGTGCCTCGCCGTCCGGCCCGACCACCGGCCGCAGCACCCCGACCTCGCCGCCGGGCGCGGGCACCGAGGTCGGCTGCCAGGTGCGTCCCCGGTCCGTCGAGACCGCCGCGTACGGCCTGCCGCCGTCGACGCCGGCCACCACCAGCAGGCCACGGGCCTCGACGACGCCGTGCAGGGGCCGCACGGGCGGCTGGGCGGGCAGGGGCGTCGCCCGCAGCCCCGCCCAGCGGACCACCCGGCCGGTGGCCTCGTCGATCTGGAACCGACCCTGGGCGGCGCGCCAGGCGACGGGCTCCTGCTCTCCGGTGGTGTGCGCGAAGGTGCGCCCGCCGTCGGTGGAGGTGAACCAGCCGTGCGGCTCGGCGGTCAGCATCAGCATCCCCGGGGCGGCGTAGAGCTGCTGGTGCTCGGCGACCGGGCGGGGGTGGGTGAGCCGCCGCCAGGACCGGCCGCCGTCGACCGTGGCGTAGAGCACCGCCGGGCAGTCCCGCGCCGGGCAGCCGGAGAAGAGGGCGTACGCCTGCTCGGCGGTGACGAACTCGACGTACGGAAGGTCGTACCCCTTGCCGACCGGGACCCGGACCTCGCGCAACTCGACCTCGGGGGCCGGGGGCGACGGCGTCGGTGCGGTCGCGGGCGGCCGGGGCGACGGGGCGGCGCGGTCCGGCGGCGGGCGACGGACATCGCCGATCGAGCAGCCGGTCAGCAGGGGCGCTAGCAGCAGCGCGACCGTTCTGCGGCCGAACCGACGAGTCATCGGCCTACCCCCCAACCGGTAGCCTGACGCCGTGCGAGTACGTGTCGAACAGACTGCCCTACCCGGGATCGGAATGCGTCACGACCTGTTGACGGAATCCGGACGCCGGCTTGGTGTGGTTTCCCACCGCAATGGCCGCCGCGACCTTGTCCTCTACGACCCCGATGATCCCGATTCCTGCCAGCACGACATACCGCTGACAGACGACGAGGCGGAGGCGCTGGCGGACATCCTGGGCGCGTCGCTGATGCTCGGCCAGCTCTCCGGGCTGCGCGAGCAGGCCGCCGGGCTGCTCACCGAGCAGATCGCCATCCCGGCCAGTTCCAAGTACGTCAACAGGCGGCTCGGCGACACGAAGGCCCGCACCCGGACCAGCGCCTCGATCGTCGCGGTGCTGCGCCAGGGCGAGGTGATCGTCTCGCCCGACCCGGCCTTCCGATTCGACGCCGGTGACGTGGTGGTCGTGGTCGGCACCCGCAAGGGGCTCGACGGCGTGACCGCCATCCTCGCCGACAGCGACCCGGACGGCTGAGGCGCGGATGCACGAGGAAACCACGATATTGCTCATCGAGGTCGGTGCGCTGCTGTTCCTGCTCGGGCTGCTGGGGCGGCTCGGGCGGCGGATCGGCCTCTCCCCCATTCCCCTCTACCTGCTCGCCGGGCTCGTCTTCGGCCACGGCGGCGTGCTGCCGTTGACCGCCAGCGAGGAGTTCTTCGCCGTCGGGGCGGAGATCGGCGTGATCCTGCTGCTGGTCATGCTCGGCCTGGAATACTCGGCGGGCGAACTCGTCGGCAACCTGCGCTCGGCGGCGCCAGCCGGCCTGATCGACGGGGTGTTCAACGCGCTGCCCGGCGCGGCCTTCGCCTTCCTGCTCGGCTGGGACTGGGTGGCCGCGATCGTGCTGGCCGGCATCACCTGGGTCTCCTCCTCCGGCGTGATCGCCAAGGTGCTGGCCGACCTGGGCCGGCTCGGTAACCGGGAGACGCCGGTGGTGCTGTCGGTGCTGGTCATCGAGGACCTGGCGATGGCGCTCTACCTGCCGTTGCTCACCGCCGTGCTGGCCGGCACCGGCCTGCTCGGCGGCGGCATCGCGCTGGGCGTCGCCGTCGGCACCGTCATGCTGGTGCTCGTGGTGGCGATCCGGTACGGCCACCTGATCTCCTCCGCCATGTCGGCGAAGGACCCGGAGGCGCTGCTGCTCGGCGTGCTCGGGCTCACCCTGCTGGTCGCGGGCGTCGCGGCGAAGCTCCAGGTGTCGGCGGCGGTCGGCGCGTTCCTCGTCGGCATCGCCCTGTCCGGCCCGGTGGCGCACCACGCCACCGAGATGCTCTCCCCGCTGCGGGACCTGTTCGCCGCGGTGTTCTTCGTCTTCTTCGGCCTGGTCACCGACCCCCGGGACATCCCGCCCGTGCTGCTGCCGGCGCTCGCGCTGGCCGTGGTGACGATGGGGACGAAGACGCTGACCGGATACCTGGCCGCCCGGCGGGTGGGGATCAAGGAACCCGGCCGGTGGCGGGCCGGGCTGGCCCTAGTGCCGCGCGGCGAGTTCTCCATCGTCATCGCCGGGCTCGCCGTGGCCGCCGGCAGCGTCGAGCCGAAGCTGGCGGCGCTGGCCACCGCGTACGTGCTGATCACTGTGGTGACCGGGCCGATGCTGGCACGGCTGCCCGACTTCGCCTGGTTCAAGCTGTGGCTGCGGCAGCGGGCCGTCACCCAGCGCGCCGAGCCGCTGGTCACCACCGACTGAGCAGTCACTCAGTTCCGTCCGCCGGGGCGGGGTCGGCCGTACGGTCGGCCCCGCCCCGCGTCCATCGGATGCCGAATTGTGCTGGGAGCCCCTTCCCCCTGGTCGGCGCAGCGGGTTACCGTTTCGCCCCAGCAGCAAGGGTCCGTGGGTGGCCGGTCGGTCGCCCCGGGCGCGAGCGGAAGGTTGGCCGGTGAGCGTGCAGGACTCGACGTTCCACGGCTTCGCCAACCCCGTCGACCCGTCCCCGGCGGAGTTGCGGGCGTGGGCGTACCACCCCGACTCGGTGCCGTTGACGTCGATGCCGCCGGACTGGGACCTGCTGGTCTCCGGGGACCACCTGGTGCAGACCCTCTTCGAGCTGGCCATGGACCCGGCCTGCCCGGCCCGCCGGTTCGCGCTGCACTGCCTCTACATCTACGCCGCAGACGGCATCCGGACGAACTTCCGCGCCCACCCGAAGCGCCGCTTCCGCAAGCTGGTCGAGCAGTCGGAGCGG
This genomic window contains:
- the clpB gene encoding ATP-dependent chaperone ClpB; this translates as MNTERLTTKSRETITGAVALANQRGHATVEPWHLLLSLLDTEGSTAAGLLRAAGADPAELRRAAQRAVDALPAARGSSIAEPTLAREFVNAIGAAEQIARPLGDEYTSTEHLLAGLARVGGAVATALRNAGATEESLVAAFPTVRGGDRRVTTADPEQTYQALAKYGVDLTASARDGKIDPVIGRDSEIRRVIQVLSRRTKNNPVLIGEPGVGKTAIVEGLAQRIVAGDVPESLRDKKLVSLDLGAMVAGAQYRGQFEERLKSVLEEIKNSDGQVITFLDELHTVVGAGKGEGSMDAGNMLKPMLARGELRMVGATTLDEYREHIEKDPALERRFQPVLVGEPTIEDTIGILRGLKERYEVHHGVRITDAALVAAAALSDRYITDRFLPDKAIDLVDESASRLRMEIDSRPVEVDEIERAVRRLEIEEMALAKEPDAASAERLDRLRKELADKREQLTALSERWQTEKSHITKLSTAKEELERLGGEAERAERDGELERAAELRYGRIPALKADLAKAEEELARLQADGAMLKEEVGADDIAAVVASWTGIPAGRLLEGETAKLLRMEESLGARVVGQAEAVSAVSDAVRRARAGVADPDRPTGSFLFLGPTGVGKTELAKALAEFLFDDERAMVRIDMSEYGEKHSVARLVGAPPGYVGYEEGGQLTEAVRRRPYSVILLDEVEKAHPDVFDVLLQVLDDGRLTDGQGRTVDFRNAILILTSNLGSSVISDLTLAEEQRREGVLAVVRSHFKPEFLNRLDDIVVFAALLGDDLRAIVDIQLDRMRKRLADRRLTLDVSEAARGWLAEHGYDPIYGARPLRRLVQSAIGDQLARALLSGAIRDGDTVQVDLADGKDGLTVAAA
- a CDS encoding cation:proton antiporter regulatory subunit, with translation MRVRVEQTALPGIGMRHDLLTESGRRLGVVSHRNGRRDLVLYDPDDPDSCQHDIPLTDDEAEALADILGASLMLGQLSGLREQAAGLLTEQIAIPASSKYVNRRLGDTKARTRTSASIVAVLRQGEVIVSPDPAFRFDAGDVVVVVGTRKGLDGVTAILADSDPDG
- a CDS encoding cation:proton antiporter; translated protein: MHEETTILLIEVGALLFLLGLLGRLGRRIGLSPIPLYLLAGLVFGHGGVLPLTASEEFFAVGAEIGVILLLVMLGLEYSAGELVGNLRSAAPAGLIDGVFNALPGAAFAFLLGWDWVAAIVLAGITWVSSSGVIAKVLADLGRLGNRETPVVLSVLVIEDLAMALYLPLLTAVLAGTGLLGGGIALGVAVGTVMLVLVVAIRYGHLISSAMSAKDPEALLLGVLGLTLLVAGVAAKLQVSAAVGAFLVGIALSGPVAHHATEMLSPLRDLFAAVFFVFFGLVTDPRDIPPVLLPALALAVVTMGTKTLTGYLAARRVGIKEPGRWRAGLALVPRGEFSIVIAGLAVAAGSVEPKLAALATAYVLITVVTGPMLARLPDFAWFKLWLRQRAVTQRAEPLVTTD